One Halobacterium zhouii genomic region harbors:
- a CDS encoding amino acid ABC transporter permease, translating to MSRSAQTVARDAILAVFWVWLGLRLLNDWFGGVLAPRGEPFVPPAPLADAATALRELASGLGVLGVPVEWVAQFFASASFAATYLPAFASGAWLTVILTILGIALGFVIAVPVSVARVYGHVTGWVALGFVELIRGTPLLVQLFVLYYALPLSRWFAGVPFVGSGIVPPQAVWVAIVGFTINSAAYQAEYIRGAIEGVPSGQLTAARSVGLSQLGGIRHVVLPQALRYAIPSWTNELVYLVKYSSLASFITVTELYHVAEQAAYENFRFLDLFLLAGVFYLVLVLSATTTMEWVARRVAIPGVGGSAGGRTPAD from the coding sequence ATGAGCCGGAGCGCGCAGACCGTCGCCCGGGACGCCATCCTCGCGGTGTTCTGGGTGTGGCTCGGGCTCCGACTGCTCAACGACTGGTTCGGTGGCGTTCTAGCTCCCCGGGGCGAACCGTTCGTGCCGCCGGCCCCGCTCGCCGACGCAGCCACCGCGCTCCGCGAGCTAGCGTCGGGACTCGGCGTCCTCGGCGTGCCGGTCGAGTGGGTGGCCCAGTTCTTCGCGTCGGCGTCGTTCGCGGCCACGTACCTCCCCGCGTTCGCCAGCGGGGCGTGGCTCACGGTCATTCTCACGATTCTGGGTATCGCCCTCGGGTTCGTCATCGCGGTGCCCGTGTCGGTGGCCCGCGTCTACGGCCACGTGACCGGGTGGGTCGCACTCGGGTTCGTCGAACTCATCCGCGGGACGCCGCTGCTCGTCCAGTTGTTCGTGCTGTACTACGCGCTCCCGCTGTCCCGATGGTTCGCCGGCGTCCCCTTCGTCGGCAGCGGAATCGTCCCGCCGCAGGCGGTCTGGGTCGCCATCGTCGGGTTCACCATCAACAGCGCCGCCTACCAGGCGGAGTACATCCGGGGCGCCATCGAGGGCGTTCCCTCCGGGCAGTTGACGGCGGCGCGGTCGGTCGGCCTCTCACAGCTCGGTGGCATCCGGCACGTCGTCCTGCCGCAGGCGCTCCGGTACGCCATCCCGTCGTGGACGAACGAACTCGTCTACCTCGTGAAGTACTCGTCGCTGGCGTCGTTCATCACCGTCACCGAACTCTACCACGTCGCCGAGCAGGCAGCCTACGAGAACTTCCGGTTCCTCGACCTGTTCCTGCTGGCCGGCGTCTTCTACCTCGTGCTCGTGTTGTCCGCGACGACCACCATGGAGTGGGTCGCAAGGAGGGTCGCCATCCCCGGGGTCGGCGGCTCCGCCGGCGGCCGGACGCCGGCCGACTAG
- a CDS encoding amino acid ABC transporter ATP-binding protein codes for MPDQLLRVDGVYQSYGDEEVLKGISFDMDRQDVQVLVGPSGSGKSTMLRCINRLTEIDDGDILLDGQSVYEMDADDLRREVGMVFQDFNLFAHLTAEQNVSLGLRRVRGFSKQEASERATAELERVGLADQADSYPAELSGGQQQRVGIARALAMDPKLMLFDEPTSALDPELIGEVLEVMRELAEEGMTMLVVTHEMGFARQAATDIMFLEDGRLVEHGPPEQLFERPENERTASFLSRLTQLHGGQ; via the coding sequence ATGCCGGACCAACTGCTCCGCGTCGACGGCGTCTACCAGAGCTACGGCGACGAGGAGGTACTGAAGGGCATCTCCTTCGACATGGACAGACAGGACGTCCAGGTGCTCGTCGGCCCCTCTGGATCCGGAAAGTCCACGATGCTCCGGTGTATCAACCGTCTCACGGAGATCGACGACGGCGACATCCTCCTCGACGGCCAGTCCGTCTACGAGATGGACGCCGACGACCTGCGCCGGGAGGTCGGCATGGTGTTCCAGGATTTCAACCTGTTCGCGCACCTCACCGCCGAGCAGAACGTCAGCCTCGGCCTCCGGCGCGTGCGCGGGTTCTCCAAGCAGGAGGCCAGCGAGCGCGCCACGGCGGAACTCGAGCGCGTGGGCTTGGCCGACCAGGCCGACTCCTATCCCGCGGAGCTTTCTGGCGGCCAGCAGCAGCGCGTCGGCATCGCCCGGGCGCTCGCCATGGATCCGAAGCTGATGCTGTTCGACGAACCGACGTCGGCGCTCGACCCCGAACTCATCGGTGAAGTGCTCGAGGTCATGCGGGAACTCGCCGAGGAGGGGATGACGATGCTCGTCGTGACCCACGAGATGGGGTTCGCGCGGCAGGCCGCGACCGACATCATGTTCCTCGAGGACGGCCGCCTCGTCGAACACGGGCCGCCCGAACAGCTGTTCGAACGCCCCGAGAACGAGCGCACGGCGTCGTTCCTCAGCCGGCTTACCCAGCTCCACGGCGGGCAATGA
- a CDS encoding amino acid ABC transporter permease, with protein sequence MNWLLVLAQAAADSDWQFVWQQREFFVAGTRIAVLLTFFSIVLGFVLGLPAGVVEAYGGKYSRGVVRPLGVAIRGTPILVIIAITYFAVGLSPAFLAATVALGVRSAAYQSQIFRGAIESVGGGQLEAARSVGLSKLGAIRHVVLPQALRRSVPGFQNEFTIVLKDTSIAYAIGVAELLKKSNDLFSIQTTAALEVFLAASLIYFVLTVTVNRGIEALNRRVAVPGGN encoded by the coding sequence ATGAACTGGCTGCTCGTACTGGCGCAAGCCGCCGCCGATAGCGACTGGCAGTTCGTCTGGCAGCAGCGGGAATTCTTCGTGGCAGGCACGCGTATCGCGGTGCTGCTGACGTTCTTCAGCATCGTGCTCGGATTCGTCCTCGGACTCCCGGCTGGCGTCGTCGAGGCCTACGGCGGGAAGTACTCCCGGGGCGTGGTGCGGCCGCTCGGCGTCGCTATCCGCGGCACGCCCATCCTGGTCATCATCGCCATCACGTATTTCGCGGTCGGTCTCTCGCCGGCGTTCCTCGCCGCGACGGTGGCGCTGGGCGTCCGGTCGGCCGCCTATCAGAGCCAGATATTCCGGGGCGCCATCGAGAGCGTCGGCGGCGGCCAACTCGAGGCCGCGCGGTCGGTCGGCCTCTCGAAACTGGGCGCCATCCGGCACGTCGTCCTGCCGCAGGCGCTGCGGCGGTCGGTGCCGGGGTTCCAGAACGAGTTCACCATCGTTCTGAAGGACACCAGCATCGCGTACGCCATCGGCGTCGCGGAACTCCTCAAGAAGAGCAACGACCTGTTCTCCATCCAGACGACCGCCGCCCTCGAGGTGTTCCTCGCGGCGTCACTCATCTACTTCGTGTTGACCGTGACGGTCAACCGCGGCATCGAAGCGCTCAACAGACGGGTCGCCGTTCCCGGAGGCAACTGA
- a CDS encoding basic amino acid ABC transporter substrate-binding protein → MDSTDRRTFLKSIGGTAVALSVAGCSELTGDGGGSNTLVPGTASGFPPFEFVNENGELVGFDIDLLSAVVEQTDYELGEWEDLEFGQLTTALANDRIDVIAAAMTINEERDQTIDFTNPYYDANQAVLVREGGEFQPNSTDDLADHPIGAQSGTTGANQMQALVDDGTISESQATTYENYVLAIEDLVNGNTDAVIIDTPVAETFIQDRPVVMAFTIETNEQYGFGVQENASEVQSALNDGLETVRENGTYDEIESEWLPETAGSDN, encoded by the coding sequence ATGGATAGTACTGACAGGCGGACGTTCCTGAAGAGCATCGGTGGGACCGCCGTGGCGCTCTCGGTAGCAGGTTGCTCGGAGCTGACAGGAGACGGCGGAGGGAGCAACACCCTCGTTCCCGGAACGGCCTCCGGGTTCCCTCCGTTCGAGTTCGTCAACGAGAACGGCGAACTCGTCGGCTTCGACATCGACCTGCTATCGGCAGTCGTCGAACAGACCGACTACGAACTCGGCGAGTGGGAGGACCTCGAGTTCGGCCAACTCACCACCGCGCTCGCCAACGACCGCATCGACGTCATCGCCGCCGCGATGACCATCAACGAGGAACGCGACCAGACTATCGACTTCACGAACCCGTACTACGACGCCAACCAGGCCGTCCTCGTGCGGGAGGGTGGAGAGTTCCAGCCGAACTCGACGGACGACCTCGCAGACCACCCCATCGGCGCCCAGTCCGGCACCACTGGTGCCAACCAGATGCAGGCACTCGTCGACGACGGCACCATCAGCGAGTCACAGGCGACCACCTACGAGAACTACGTGCTCGCCATCGAGGATCTCGTGAACGGGAACACGGACGCTGTGATCATCGACACGCCCGTCGCGGAGACGTTCATCCAGGACCGGCCGGTCGTCATGGCGTTCACCATCGAGACCAACGAGCAGTACGGCTTCGGCGTTCAGGAGAACGCCTCCGAAGTTCAGAGCGCGCTCAACGACGGCCTCGAGACCGTCCGTGAGAACGGCACGTACGATGAAATCGAATCCGAGTGGCTCCCTGAGACGGCAGGCAGCGATAACTAA
- a CDS encoding COX15/CtaA family protein, whose product MGRRTYLLALATTALTYVLILLGEFTAVSASGATCGLQWPYCNGQLLPFGLPLHDFIEWFHRFVAMVVGFFIVGTGLAAWRYYDERDVRLGGLLAVVLLPIQVILGGTTVTFSGLVPWGYAPITQAIHHLAALAIYAALIYTTLRVRELEGVRGGLGRVRTAALAGLAVLPLELAFSRNTLFSVYGLRVQMVHHAFELLAFTAALVAFVWAVRRGAVRAARATAAAVTLVTLQILLGTGIVSFSPAVQVAYYVLAGLLAACFLFAARADVTDTAAERASARTDAD is encoded by the coding sequence ATGGGACGCCGAACGTACCTCCTCGCGCTCGCCACCACCGCGCTCACGTACGTCCTCATCCTGCTCGGTGAGTTCACCGCCGTCTCCGCTTCAGGAGCGACCTGCGGCCTGCAGTGGCCGTACTGCAACGGCCAGCTGCTGCCGTTCGGACTTCCGCTCCACGACTTCATCGAGTGGTTCCACCGCTTCGTCGCCATGGTCGTCGGCTTCTTCATCGTCGGCACCGGCCTCGCGGCGTGGCGCTACTACGACGAACGCGACGTCCGCCTGGGCGGCCTCCTCGCCGTCGTCTTACTCCCCATCCAGGTGATCCTCGGCGGCACCACGGTGACGTTCAGCGGCCTCGTCCCGTGGGGGTACGCGCCCATCACGCAGGCGATCCACCACCTCGCTGCGCTCGCCATCTACGCCGCGCTCATCTACACCACGCTCCGCGTGCGCGAACTCGAGGGCGTCCGCGGCGGCCTCGGGCGCGTTCGCACCGCCGCGCTCGCAGGCCTCGCGGTCCTCCCGCTCGAACTCGCGTTCAGCCGGAACACGCTGTTCTCGGTGTACGGCCTACGCGTCCAGATGGTCCACCACGCCTTCGAGTTGCTCGCATTCACCGCCGCGCTCGTCGCGTTCGTGTGGGCCGTCCGTCGCGGCGCGGTGCGCGCCGCCCGTGCGACCGCCGCAGCCGTCACGCTCGTCACGCTCCAGATCCTCCTCGGGACCGGAATCGTCTCGTTCTCGCCGGCTGTCCAGGTTGCGTACTACGTTCTCGCTGGTCTCCTCGCCGCGTGTTTCCTGTTCGCCGCGCGAGCCGACGTCACAGACACCGCAGCCGAGCGCGCCAGCGCTCGCACCGACGCCGACTGA
- a CDS encoding NADP-dependent malic enzyme: MGLDEDALDYHASEPPGKVEISTTKPTNTQRDLSLAYSPGVAAPCRKIADDPDDAYTYTAKGNLVGVVSNGSAVLGLGNIGAQASKPVMEGKGVLFKRFADIDVFDIELDQADPEAIIQSVAAMEPTFGGINLEDIKAPECFEIENRLGEKMDVPVFHDDQHGTAIISGAALLNAAEIAGKDLADLEVVFSGAGASAIASARFYVSLGVQRENITMCDSSGVITEDRDVNEFKQEFARPGPGGDLADAMEGADVFVGLSVGGIVDQEMVRSMGEDPIIFAMANPDPEIDYEDAKTARDDTVIMATGRSDYPNQVNNVLGFPFIFRGALDVRATDINEEMKVACARALADLAKQDVPDEVVKAYGDQPLQFGPEYIIPKPVDPRVLFEVAPAIAEAAMDSGVARRSVDLEAYREELEARLGKSREMMRIVLNKAKSDPKRVALGEGDDEKMIRAAYQMHEEGIAEPVLIGDRGVIEGTVDALGLQFDPDIVDPDEGDHEAYADQLYDLRKRKGVTESEAESLVERDPNYLGSTMVQAGDADAFLTGLTHHYPSALRPPLQVVGTAPDADYVAGVYMLAFKNRVIFCADTTVNQAPDAEVLSEVARHTADLARRFNVDPRVAVLSYSNFGSVDNEGTRKPRKAANALRENPNVDFPVDGEMQADTAVVEDILQGTYEFSELEAPANVLIFPNLEAGNIGYKLLQRLGGAEGVGPMLVGMDKPVHVLQRGDEVKDIVNLAAVAVVDAQEE; this comes from the coding sequence ATGGGACTCGACGAGGACGCGCTGGACTACCACGCCAGCGAACCGCCCGGAAAAGTGGAGATATCGACGACGAAACCGACGAACACGCAACGCGACCTCTCGCTCGCGTACTCGCCCGGGGTCGCTGCGCCGTGCCGGAAGATCGCCGACGACCCGGACGACGCCTACACGTACACTGCGAAGGGCAACCTCGTCGGCGTCGTCTCGAACGGCAGCGCCGTCCTCGGCCTCGGCAACATCGGCGCGCAGGCGTCGAAGCCCGTCATGGAGGGGAAGGGCGTGCTGTTCAAGCGCTTCGCCGACATCGACGTGTTCGACATCGAACTCGACCAGGCCGACCCCGAAGCCATCATCCAGTCCGTCGCCGCGATGGAGCCCACGTTCGGCGGCATCAACTTAGAGGACATCAAGGCCCCCGAGTGCTTCGAGATCGAGAACCGCCTCGGCGAGAAGATGGACGTCCCCGTCTTCCACGACGACCAGCACGGCACCGCCATCATCTCCGGCGCGGCCCTCCTGAACGCCGCCGAGATCGCGGGCAAAGACCTCGCGGACCTCGAAGTCGTCTTCTCCGGTGCGGGGGCCTCCGCCATCGCGTCCGCGCGTTTCTACGTCAGCCTCGGCGTCCAACGCGAGAACATCACGATGTGTGACTCCTCGGGCGTCATCACCGAAGACCGGGACGTCAACGAGTTCAAACAGGAGTTCGCGCGCCCCGGCCCCGGCGGCGACCTGGCGGACGCCATGGAGGGCGCCGACGTCTTCGTCGGCCTCTCGGTCGGCGGCATCGTCGACCAGGAGATGGTGCGTTCGATGGGCGAGGACCCCATCATCTTCGCGATGGCGAACCCCGACCCCGAGATCGACTACGAGGACGCCAAGACCGCCCGCGACGACACCGTCATCATGGCGACCGGGCGCTCTGACTACCCGAACCAGGTGAACAACGTCCTCGGCTTCCCCTTCATCTTCCGGGGCGCCCTCGACGTGCGAGCCACCGACATCAACGAGGAGATGAAGGTCGCGTGCGCTCGCGCGCTCGCTGACCTCGCCAAGCAGGACGTCCCAGACGAGGTCGTCAAAGCGTACGGCGACCAGCCCCTCCAGTTCGGCCCCGAGTACATCATCCCGAAACCCGTCGACCCGCGTGTGCTCTTCGAGGTCGCGCCCGCCATCGCGGAGGCCGCCATGGACTCCGGGGTAGCCCGCCGGAGCGTCGACCTCGAGGCGTACCGCGAGGAACTCGAAGCGCGCCTCGGCAAGAGCCGCGAGATGATGCGCATCGTCCTCAACAAGGCCAAGAGCGACCCGAAGCGCGTCGCGCTCGGCGAGGGCGACGACGAGAAGATGATCCGCGCGGCCTACCAGATGCACGAGGAGGGCATCGCGGAACCCGTGCTCATCGGCGACCGTGGCGTCATCGAGGGCACCGTCGACGCGCTCGGCCTGCAGTTCGACCCCGACATCGTCGACCCCGACGAGGGCGACCACGAGGCGTACGCCGACCAGCTCTACGACCTCCGGAAGCGCAAGGGCGTCACGGAGAGCGAGGCCGAATCGCTCGTCGAACGCGACCCGAACTACCTCGGCTCCACGATGGTGCAGGCCGGGGACGCCGACGCGTTCCTCACCGGGTTGACCCATCACTACCCGAGCGCGCTCCGCCCGCCCCTCCAGGTCGTCGGCACCGCGCCGGACGCCGACTACGTCGCGGGCGTCTACATGCTCGCGTTCAAGAACCGCGTCATCTTCTGTGCTGACACCACCGTCAACCAGGCGCCCGACGCCGAGGTGCTCTCGGAGGTCGCACGCCACACCGCGGACCTGGCGCGCCGCTTCAACGTCGACCCCCGGGTCGCCGTGCTCTCGTACTCGAACTTCGGGAGCGTCGACAACGAGGGCACCCGCAAACCGCGGAAGGCCGCGAACGCGCTCCGCGAAAACCCCAACGTGGACTTCCCCGTCGACGGCGAGATGCAGGCCGACACCGCCGTCGTCGAGGACATCCTCCAGGGCACCTACGAGTTCAGCGAACTGGAAGCCCCCGCAAACGTGCTCATCTTCCCGAACCTCGAGGCCGGCAACATCGGCTACAAACTCCTCCAGCGCCTCGGCGGCGCGGAGGGCGTCGGCCCGATGCTCGTCGGCATGGACAAACCCGTCCACGTCCTCCAGCGAGGCGACGAAGTGAAGGACATCGTGAACCTGGCGGCGGTCGCCGTCGTGGACGCACAGGAGGAATAA
- a CDS encoding ribonuclease H: MAIVGRSDLRDLFDDSPTPHIAHPPRTHNRDFYVATDGSYSRDGSGLGVIVETRSGERVARLAVPDEAPDNNVAEYRALHLGLDVLAARAPANARVGVLVDHNDLAADVNTAALAVRAHDYRPISEFSVPSAAEHHWRGIRARVAGFEEIRAAQVESGSNPAHVLANAPEQYAHVNQEPARCLLPEVNDSEPQIPPPSRADRHASD; encoded by the coding sequence ATGGCCATCGTGGGCCGGTCAGACCTCCGCGACCTGTTCGACGATTCCCCGACGCCCCACATCGCGCATCCGCCGCGAACCCACAATCGGGATTTCTACGTCGCCACGGACGGCTCGTACTCTCGCGATGGGAGCGGCCTCGGCGTCATCGTCGAAACTCGCTCCGGGGAGCGCGTCGCGCGCCTCGCCGTCCCGGACGAAGCGCCGGACAACAACGTCGCCGAGTATCGCGCGCTCCACCTCGGTCTCGACGTGCTCGCGGCGCGCGCTCCGGCGAACGCGCGCGTCGGCGTGCTCGTCGACCACAACGACCTCGCGGCGGACGTCAACACCGCCGCGCTCGCCGTGCGCGCCCACGACTACAGACCCATCAGCGAATTCTCGGTCCCTTCTGCAGCGGAGCACCACTGGCGGGGTATCCGCGCCCGCGTCGCCGGCTTCGAGGAGATTCGCGCCGCGCAGGTCGAGAGCGGGTCGAACCCCGCACACGTCCTCGCCAACGCTCCCGAGCAGTACGCGCACGTCAACCAGGAACCAGCGCGCTGCCTGCTCCCCGAAGTGAACGATTCAGAGCCGCAGATTCCGCCGCCATCGAGAGCTGACAGGCACGCGAGCGACTAG
- a CDS encoding CBS domain-containing protein — protein MEARDLMTSDVETVREDEDVSEVLRKLARRKFTGFPVVDEHDHLVGVVTQRDFVELFQPKDRSVWIPIGLPPFLESLDYHVDLSWDELETELDLLQNAGRPVREVMTEDVLTVSPDADVDDLLAILAHDDRDVNRVPVVEDGKLVGIVTREDLLRALHAERSTA, from the coding sequence ATGGAAGCGCGCGACCTGATGACGAGTGACGTCGAGACCGTCCGCGAGGACGAGGACGTGAGCGAGGTACTGCGGAAGCTCGCCCGTCGGAAGTTCACCGGCTTCCCGGTGGTGGACGAGCACGACCACCTCGTCGGCGTCGTGACACAGCGGGATTTCGTCGAGCTGTTCCAGCCGAAAGACCGCTCCGTCTGGATTCCCATCGGGTTGCCGCCGTTCCTCGAGTCCCTGGACTACCACGTCGACCTGTCGTGGGACGAACTGGAGACGGAACTCGACCTGCTGCAGAACGCGGGACGGCCGGTTCGAGAGGTGATGACCGAGGACGTGCTGACGGTCAGCCCGGACGCCGACGTGGACGACCTGCTCGCGATTCTCGCTCACGATGACCGCGACGTGAACCGGGTGCCCGTCGTCGAAGACGGGAAACTCGTCGGCATCGTCACGCGCGAGGACCTGCTGCGGGCGCTTCACGCCGAGCGAAGCACTGCGTGA
- a CDS encoding DMT family transporter yields the protein MTNHRNAGLFLALAAVWGAAFVAIKAGLNAGFPPVLFAAVRYDVAGVLMLGWAVYATDQWRPRSRADWSVVVVAAALIFAAYHAFLFVGETSPGVSSAAAAVVVSLSPVLTTAWARAFLPAERLSLTGLVGLGLGLTGVVVLSDPDFGNLLGQQTVGELLVFLAAASFALGSVLTQRIDDSLPIETLEAWAMLLGALLMHGISLVRGEPQSIPLGTDALLALGYLSVLASAAGFLVYFELLDRLGPIEINLVSYVAPVFAALGGLLVRNEAVTPNTVVGFVVIFAGFCLLKRDALVDEIGKLRASWA from the coding sequence GTGACCAACCACCGGAATGCCGGTCTGTTTCTCGCGCTCGCGGCGGTGTGGGGCGCGGCGTTCGTCGCTATCAAGGCGGGGCTGAACGCGGGGTTCCCGCCGGTGCTGTTCGCCGCCGTCCGCTACGACGTCGCGGGCGTGTTGATGCTCGGCTGGGCAGTGTACGCAACCGACCAGTGGCGGCCTCGTTCGCGAGCGGACTGGTCGGTCGTCGTCGTCGCCGCAGCGCTGATTTTCGCGGCCTACCACGCGTTCCTGTTCGTCGGGGAGACGAGTCCCGGCGTGTCGAGTGCCGCCGCTGCGGTCGTCGTCAGTCTCAGCCCGGTGCTCACGACGGCGTGGGCGCGGGCGTTCCTGCCGGCCGAGCGTCTCTCCCTGACCGGACTCGTCGGCCTCGGTCTCGGACTCACGGGCGTCGTGGTGCTGTCGGATCCTGACTTCGGCAATCTCCTCGGGCAGCAGACAGTCGGCGAGTTGCTCGTCTTCCTGGCTGCCGCGAGTTTCGCACTCGGGAGCGTGCTCACCCAGCGCATCGACGACTCCCTCCCCATCGAAACGCTGGAGGCGTGGGCGATGCTACTCGGCGCACTCCTCATGCACGGCATCAGCCTTGTACGCGGTGAACCGCAGTCGATACCGCTGGGAACCGATGCGCTGCTCGCACTCGGCTATCTCTCCGTGCTCGCGAGCGCCGCCGGCTTCCTCGTCTACTTCGAGTTGCTCGACCGCCTCGGCCCCATCGAGATCAACCTCGTGAGCTACGTCGCACCCGTCTTCGCGGCGCTCGGCGGCCTGCTCGTGCGCAACGAGGCAGTCACCCCGAACACCGTCGTCGGGTTCGTCGTCATCTTCGCGGGGTTCTGCCTGCTCAAGCGGGACGCGCTCGTCGACGAAATCGGGAAACTCAGGGCGTCGTGGGCGTAG
- a CDS encoding aldo/keto reductase: protein MSLDSVSLGRTGLQVSEIAFGTWRFGREDDAGTIEVGRDQADQLLDAYADAGGRFIDTADMYGSGRAEQYIGEWLEDRDREDFVIASKIYWPTREDPNGSGLNRKHLRNNIDEILERLGTDYVDVLYTHRWDDDTPAREFMRTLDGFVRDGKVNYLGTSTFEPNAWKVAKANEIARQEGYEPFTVAQPRFNAVNREVEGNYLEMCLDYDVELVPWSPLAGGFLTGKYTRGEDPPEGTRGATDQQFVDSYLTEENFDALEEVEAVAEDVGASPVQVALAWLVHHDQVTAPIVGARTPEQLEENLAAADIELTREQFDQIADAK, encoded by the coding sequence ATGAGCCTCGACTCCGTTTCGCTCGGACGCACCGGCCTCCAGGTCTCCGAAATCGCGTTCGGAACGTGGCGTTTCGGCCGCGAAGACGACGCCGGCACCATCGAGGTGGGGCGCGACCAGGCAGACCAACTGCTCGACGCGTACGCCGACGCCGGCGGGCGCTTCATCGACACCGCCGACATGTACGGGAGCGGGCGCGCCGAACAGTACATCGGCGAGTGGCTCGAGGACCGCGACCGCGAGGACTTCGTCATCGCGTCGAAGATCTACTGGCCGACCCGCGAGGACCCCAACGGGAGCGGCCTCAACCGCAAACACCTCCGGAACAACATCGACGAGATCTTAGAGCGCCTCGGCACGGACTACGTCGACGTGCTGTACACCCACCGCTGGGACGACGACACGCCCGCCCGCGAGTTCATGCGCACGCTCGACGGATTCGTGCGCGACGGCAAGGTCAACTACCTCGGCACGTCCACGTTCGAACCGAACGCGTGGAAGGTCGCAAAGGCCAACGAGATCGCGCGCCAGGAGGGCTACGAGCCGTTCACGGTCGCCCAGCCCCGGTTCAACGCGGTGAACCGGGAGGTCGAGGGGAACTACCTCGAGATGTGTCTCGACTACGACGTCGAACTCGTCCCGTGGTCGCCCCTCGCCGGCGGCTTCCTCACCGGGAAGTACACCCGCGGCGAGGACCCGCCCGAGGGAACCCGGGGCGCGACTGACCAGCAGTTCGTGGATTCGTACCTCACCGAGGAGAACTTCGACGCGCTCGAGGAGGTCGAAGCCGTCGCCGAGGACGTCGGCGCCTCCCCCGTTCAGGTCGCGCTCGCGTGGCTCGTACACCACGACCAGGTCACCGCGCCCATCGTCGGCGCGCGCACCCCCGAGCAACTCGAGGAGAACCTCGCCGCCGCGGACATCGAACTCACCCGAGAGCAGTTCGACCAGATCGCGGACGCAAAATAG
- a CDS encoding DUF7115 domain-containing protein translates to MNAPALVQSTLGDEEVAAHVPLKGEDALFVTGTRTLVYTAEGLISDESVTEHSHDAERILVSDGRRKAKITLDYGLDGETELSVPSDALDDALHPIVAGVLNAADVTQPGETVKRTYRFSELTIVVTSDRVVKHVGAAVWEAECEQIGFDTVTGIDVEEGSVSSQLVLETTGRTQRIKAPNEQFRDVRETVEDAVYAYHDVSGAGEFEQLNVNEEPSSDDSGSEVEFGEGVDPIDTSGIDDEPPEEASREATATTGGSADASGGTETTDATAADTGGAAASKAGASEAGGDEANAERDEFASSGFETATSKVESGVNPSALGAELDELETVVEEMSDAIEKQRAVLDAQQDVLDAHRERLAALRELAAEE, encoded by the coding sequence ATGAACGCACCCGCGCTCGTCCAGTCCACGCTCGGGGACGAGGAGGTCGCGGCCCACGTCCCGCTGAAAGGCGAGGACGCCCTCTTCGTCACCGGGACGCGAACGCTCGTCTACACGGCTGAAGGCCTCATCAGCGACGAGAGCGTCACGGAGCACTCCCACGACGCCGAACGGATCCTCGTCAGCGACGGCCGCCGGAAGGCCAAGATCACGCTCGACTACGGACTCGACGGCGAAACGGAACTGTCGGTCCCTTCGGACGCACTCGACGACGCGCTCCACCCCATCGTCGCCGGCGTGTTGAACGCCGCGGACGTCACACAACCCGGCGAGACCGTCAAGCGCACGTACCGCTTCAGCGAACTCACGATCGTCGTGACCAGCGACCGCGTCGTGAAACACGTCGGCGCGGCCGTCTGGGAGGCCGAGTGCGAGCAGATCGGCTTCGACACCGTCACCGGCATCGACGTCGAGGAGGGGAGCGTCTCCAGCCAACTCGTCCTCGAGACCACGGGCCGAACGCAGCGCATCAAGGCCCCGAACGAGCAGTTCCGTGACGTGCGCGAAACCGTCGAGGACGCCGTCTATGCGTACCACGACGTGTCCGGCGCGGGCGAGTTCGAACAGTTGAACGTGAACGAGGAACCGTCGTCCGACGACAGCGGCAGCGAGGTGGAGTTCGGTGAGGGCGTCGACCCCATCGACACGAGTGGCATCGACGATGAACCACCAGAGGAGGCCTCGAGAGAAGCGACGGCGACGACCGGTGGCTCCGCGGACGCGTCAGGCGGGACGGAGACGACCGACGCCACGGCCGCCGACACCGGTGGAGCGGCCGCCAGTAAAGCGGGTGCCAGTGAAGCGGGCGGCGACGAAGCGAACGCCGAGCGCGACGAGTTCGCGTCCAGCGGCTTCGAGACCGCCACCTCGAAGGTCGAATCCGGGGTGAACCCGTCGGCGCTCGGCGCCGAACTCGACGAACTCGAGACCGTCGTCGAGGAGATGAGCGACGCCATCGAGAAGCAACGCGCGGTCCTCGACGCCCAGCAGGACGTCCTCGACGCCCACCGCGAGCGCCTCGCAGCGCTCCGCGAACTCGCGGCCGAGGAGTAG